A segment of the Pedobacter faecalis genome:
TCGTGGTAGCTGTGATCGAATTTACCGATGTGCTTTTTGCGGTCGATTCCATCCCTGCTATTTTCGCCATTGCACCAGATGACCCTTTCATCCTATACACTTCCAACATATTTGCGATATTGGGGCTTAGGGCTCTTTATTTCCTGTTGGCTAACTTTATGTACATGTTTAGCCTGCTTAAATATGGCCTGGCTGTAATTCTGGCTTTCATCGGTGTAAAAATGGTGATTTCGCCCTTGTACCATATTTCGTCACCCTTATCATTATCTATTGTCGGAGGCGTACTGTTCATTTCAGTCATAGCTTCGCTGATTGTGGCGCGTAAGGCCGATCCTAACAACATCTAGACTGCTCTAAAATGATAACGGCCGACAAATAATGCCGGCCGTTATCATACTGTTCCGTTTGGTTCAGCAATTAGTACAAGGTAAATTCTACCCTTCTGTTTTTCTGACGTCCATCCGCGGTTTTGTTAGACGCAATGGGTTGGTTAGGTCCGTAACCTGTAGCCTCAATTCTTGAAGCATTTGCTCCCTGAGATACCAGATATGCTTTTACGGATTCCGCACGGTCTTTCGACAAACGCATATTCAAAGCCATTGAACCGGTATTGTCTGTATGTCCGGCCAGCTTCAAGCTAAAGTCTTTTTGTACAAGCAATTCAGCCACCTTGTTAAGCGTTGGGTACGACGTAGAACGTATTGTTGCCTTACCTAAATCAAATTCAAGGTTTTTAATTGCTTCGTCAACAACCCTACGGTCGGCCTCTGTAACAACAACTTTTTCCCTGATGATTTGTGACGGAGCTTTTAGCGGACAACCTGCGCCATCTACCACGGTGTTAGCAGGTGTACCCGGGCACTTGTCATATTTATTAGCTACACCGTCACCATCGTCATCGGCCAGTTGCTTCATCAACTCTTCCTTATCTCTGCGGGCATTCTCTTCGGCCGAAGAAAGTGCTCTCCTTAGCTCAGCGCTTTCGGCTGCGCTTTCTTCACGGATAGCAGCAATGGCGCTATAGTTCTGCAACTGAGAGGTTCCTTTGCGGCCAAGTGCAATCTCGATACCGGCGTGGGCATAAGAGAACCTGTCGTTGGCACCGCTCGCTACGCCGTCAAAATTGTTGTCCTTAACAAAGTTCACCTGATATCCAAGATCGATGTTTACCCCTTTAGAGACGCCAATTTTGAAACCTGCACCAATCGGAACAAACCAGTTTTGCTCATATCCCGTACTGCCGGCTCCAGTCCCGGTCGCGTTTGTCCGTGCCTGCGACGACATATAGCCCGCACCAGCGGTTAGGTAAGGCGACAATAAGTTACGCTTCTGATTTAAACTAAGATTGGCGATGGTAAAGTTACCACTTAACGCGGCCGACCACTCGATGCGCGATGTAAATGTTTCACGCTCACCTGTAAATGCGTTCATTCTTGCGCCGCGAACTTTACCGGCCAGGAAATCCGCCTGCAAGCCAAAGCCAGGGACGATCTGTTTTTTGATATAACCGCCGGATCCCCATTCTTCGTAAGGCGTAGAAAAGTCGCCATTACTGCGGTTATTAAATGGCGTGTAGTGGGTAAGCATACCCCCATGCAATCCTATGGACCAGGTACGGAAATACTTTTTACCAAATCTGTCCCCTGTTTGTGAGTCTTCTTCCTGAGCGAATACTTGTGATGTAGCACCCATCAGGGCGGCAACCATCATGGCTTTTGTAATTTGTGATTTCATTTTTCAATTAGTTAGATATATTTTCATTCACATAGCCGTGAACATCTCAACCGGAGAAATAACCCTGCCAAACTTGGATGAGTTGTGTGTACTTTGACTTAAAATAGGTTAATAGTCAGCCGAATACACAAGACCTCAAAGTCTTTTGTGAGAAGGTAGGGATCTGCAATCTAACCTGTAAACTGTATAGAAAAAGCTACATTCGTTCCTGGTCGGAACAAATTTATAACTCAAAGGTCTGACCTTTTTCAGGTAAGTTAACATGGTAGCCAAGATCGTTAAGACTGGTCATAAGTGCCTGCATGCGGGGTCGATCTCCGTGCACCAAAAACACAGCCTTCAAGCGCGCAGGATTTTGCTGAGTTACCGTATTCACCAGATCTTTATGATCTCCGTGTCCGCTCAAAAGATCTGTCTTTTTAATGGTGGCGTAGACCATCAGATCACGATTTCTCAGTCTTACGATCGGGTCGCCACGCAAGAGCCTGTCGCCAAGCGTTCCCTTAGCGCAATAGCCTATAAAAAGTATCGTGCAATAATAGTTTTGTATATTATAGTACAAGTGATCCTGTATCCGGCCCCCTTCAAGCATGCCCGCCGACGAGATAATAATGCAAGGCTCATGATAGTTGGAGATGGCAGTGCTCTCTTTGAGCGTATGGATATAAGTGAGTTCCGTGAACTCAAACTCGTCGCCCTGTCTCTTATAGAAATCGCGGGACTCCAAGTTCAGCAAATGCGGGTATTTTCGGTAAACCTCGGTGGCATGATTAGCCAGGGGGCTATCCACGAAAACTTTCACCGGCGGAAGTAACCCCTGACTAAAGATCTTGTTTAACGAGTAGACCAAGGCCTGTGTTCGTCCTATACTAAACGCGGGAATGATAAGCCGGCCGGGGAATTTGATACACGCCTCCTTGATCGTATCGATCAGCGTATCCTGAAGCGTAGCGTCGGTGCTATGGAACCTGCCGCCGTAGGTAGACTCGCAAACAAGATAATCCACCTGTGGTATTGGCTCCGGATCTACCAGAACCGGGTAGTTCTTACGCCCAATATCGCCTGTAAAAGCGATTTTCTTCTCCTGTCCATTTTCCTTTATGCAGAGTACCACCGCGGCGGCACCAAGCAGGTGTCCGACAGGTATAAACGTCACCGATACGCTGTCCGTGAGCCTAAACTCTCTATTAAATCCTATGGTAACGAAGCGTTCCATGGTGTCGTTCACATGCTTCTGGAGATATAAGGGCTGCGGACCGGAATTCCTTTTGCGGCCGCGGCTCGCCTTGTTTTGCTTGCCGAGAAAGACGTTTACTGAATCAAGAAGTAACAGCTCAGTCAGGTCGGCAGTAGGGGACGTGGCTAAAATCTGTCCTTCAAAACCCATCCTGACCAGAGTGGGCAAGTTGCCAGAATGATCTATATGGGCATGAGTAAGGATCACGACATCAACCGAAGCCGGGTCAAAAGGAAAATAAATATTCTCCTCCTGTAAAGTGCCCTTTTCATAATCGAGGCCACAGTCAATCAGTATGGTATAATCATCAGTCTGCAGTAAATGCATACTGCCGGTGACCTGTTGCGCAGCTCCCCAAATGGTCAATTTCATGCTCAAAATCCCGTAAAGTCGCCCAAGTTAGGAATTAATCCTGTATTAGCCAGTTGTTCCAGTCAGAGATTTTGAAGCTATAATTCAGTTTATCGGGTATGTGCTTGCTGGTCACTATTTTCCAATCGCACAGTTCCGCTATGAACCGAGGCGGTGGCAAGCCCGACTTCCGTGCGGCCAGCGTATAGAAGTCAGCTCTGGTAGGGTGATGAGGTGCTACTGCGTTCAGGCGAAGATCCCATACTTCCTGCTCGATAACTGCCCTGGTAATCCCTACGCAATCGTCAAGGTGGATCAGATTCACCGGCGCGAGGCCGTTACTGATGCTTGTTTTCCCGGCAAAGAAGCGCCCCGGATCGCGGCCTGGACCAACTAATCCGCCGAAACGAATAATGGTGGTTTGTCTAGTCACGACCTGCATGACCGCCGTTTCCGCATCAAGAAGTGCTTTCGCGGAAGCCGTAACGGGCGAAGGCGGATTATCTTCGTTAAGACTGGTATTCAAATCGCCATAAACGGATGTTGAACTGATCAGTATTATACGCGTTACCGACCCGAGGGATGCTGCTTTTAATATGTTCCTGATTTTAGGAAGATAAGAATCCTGATTGCCCGTTGCGCGTCCGGGCGGAATGCATATCACAAGAATACTGCTATCAAAAAATGCTGGGTCGAACGCCGACGATGACGGTTCGAAACTTAGTAGAAAAGGATTTATACCGAGGCTTTTAAGATGTTCCATCTTATCCGGTCTGGTCGTAGACCCCTTCACCAGCCAGCCCTCATCGGCCAGACTTTTGCCCAGTGCGGTGCCGTACCAGCCGCTTCCCAGTATACTAATCGAGTTTTTTTTCATCGGTTCTGCAGCGGATTTTTGATGTATGGAAACCTAAATCCCCTGTGTTTGTTGTGAATGTGACAAGTAACAAATATGCGCATTATGGACAAGACAAAAAAGAAACTGCTCGAAACAGAGACCCAGGAAGAAGCCACAATGGGTCTGGATTCAGATCATTCGTCGAACGGACAAACGCTTTTTCCGGAATTAAACACAGATAATGATACTGGTAACGAAAATGGGGGTAAACGCACACCCGGAGACGATTTTGAAGGCGACGGACTGATCGGAAACTCGCCGCTTGAAGACAAATAGCTGGAATTGGCATCATTTTTTCTATATCGTATTAACACTAACTACATTAAACATTAGAAGCCATGAAAAACGTAATTTTAATTTTAGCAATAGCAACGGGTCTCTCGGCATGTACGTATAATGCAAAGGATGAGGCCAAAATGAAACAACAGGCAATGGCAGCAGTAAGGGACAGTTTGAAACTCGATAGTTTTAAACGTGCCGAAGCTCAGCGAATAGAAGATGAGCGCGTAGCAGCCAGGGTAAGACAGGAAACTCAGGCCCGCGAAGCCCAGGAAAAACGTACACTGCTCTTGTCAGAGCGTAACGACCCTGCACCAGCTCCAAGGACTTACAGTGAACCTGCTGCGCAACAGAAAAAAGGATGGAGTTCTGCGGCTAAAGGAACTGTGATCGGAGCCGGAGCCGGAGCACTTGGTGGCGTGCTCCTCGATAAAAAAGATGGACGTGGAGCCATCATAGGTGGTCTGGTAGGTGCCGG
Coding sequences within it:
- a CDS encoding MBL fold metallo-hydrolase: MKLTIWGAAQQVTGSMHLLQTDDYTILIDCGLDYEKGTLQEENIYFPFDPASVDVVILTHAHIDHSGNLPTLVRMGFEGQILATSPTADLTELLLLDSVNVFLGKQNKASRGRKRNSGPQPLYLQKHVNDTMERFVTIGFNREFRLTDSVSVTFIPVGHLLGAAAVVLCIKENGQEKKIAFTGDIGRKNYPVLVDPEPIPQVDYLVCESTYGGRFHSTDATLQDTLIDTIKEACIKFPGRLIIPAFSIGRTQALVYSLNKIFSQGLLPPVKVFVDSPLANHATEVYRKYPHLLNLESRDFYKRQGDEFEFTELTYIHTLKESTAISNYHEPCIIISSAGMLEGGRIQDHLYYNIQNYYCTILFIGYCAKGTLGDRLLRGDPIVRLRNRDLMVYATIKKTDLLSGHGDHKDLVNTVTQQNPARLKAVFLVHGDRPRMQALMTSLNDLGYHVNLPEKGQTFEL
- a CDS encoding YMGG-like glycine zipper-containing protein yields the protein MKNVILILAIATGLSACTYNAKDEAKMKQQAMAAVRDSLKLDSFKRAEAQRIEDERVAARVRQETQAREAQEKRTLLLSERNDPAPAPRTYSEPAAQQKKGWSSAAKGTVIGAGAGALGGVLLDKKDGRGAIIGGLVGAGTGYLIGRDRDKKNGRVQPKN
- a CDS encoding OmpA family protein, which translates into the protein MKSQITKAMMVAALMGATSQVFAQEEDSQTGDRFGKKYFRTWSIGLHGGMLTHYTPFNNRSNGDFSTPYEEWGSGGYIKKQIVPGFGLQADFLAGKVRGARMNAFTGERETFTSRIEWSAALSGNFTIANLSLNQKRNLLSPYLTAGAGYMSSQARTNATGTGAGSTGYEQNWFVPIGAGFKIGVSKGVNIDLGYQVNFVKDNNFDGVASGANDRFSYAHAGIEIALGRKGTSQLQNYSAIAAIREESAAESAELRRALSSAEENARRDKEELMKQLADDDGDGVANKYDKCPGTPANTVVDGAGCPLKAPSQIIREKVVVTEADRRVVDEAIKNLEFDLGKATIRSTSYPTLNKVAELLVQKDFSLKLAGHTDNTGSMALNMRLSKDRAESVKAYLVSQGANASRIEATGYGPNQPIASNKTADGRQKNRRVEFTLY
- a CDS encoding SDR family oxidoreductase, translated to MKKNSISILGSGWYGTALGKSLADEGWLVKGSTTRPDKMEHLKSLGINPFLLSFEPSSSAFDPAFFDSSILVICIPPGRATGNQDSYLPKIRNILKAASLGSVTRIILISSTSVYGDLNTSLNEDNPPSPVTASAKALLDAETAVMQVVTRQTTIIRFGGLVGPGRDPGRFFAGKTSISNGLAPVNLIHLDDCVGITRAVIEQEVWDLRLNAVAPHHPTRADFYTLAARKSGLPPPRFIAELCDWKIVTSKHIPDKLNYSFKISDWNNWLIQD